The window AGTACTTAAGGTAAAGTAAAGAGTTCGAATATATGAAATATGAATTCTCGAACTAACATTTTGTTATACCTTAAACCGTACCACTTGTACATATAGTTATGAGGGCTCGTATACTCCTTGCCCTTTTCTTGGAGGGGGCGCAAATATGATCTATATGCTACCCTCCTCCCCCTCGGATCGTGACTTGTGCCGAATATCGGTTTGATGACTCTAATTCTGACTGTTCGAACTTggttattttaggaaaaaaaatccaTTTTGAGCTAAATAAAAGATGTTCGAGTGTTTAGAATTTGACACAGGTACTTAAAAGTAAAGTAACTAGTCCGAGCTaccttttattttgtaaatctGCTTAATACTGTTCTTTGTATATTTGTTACCTTACAGCTTCAAGGGCAGGTGTTACCGAAAAGAGCCAAGAAATTCTTTTAACCGGGCAAATGATCTCTAGCAAGAGGGACTACTCAGGAGAAACTAAAAACTTAGATGATGTTGAGTTGCCATTTTTTGACCTACATACCATAGCTATTGCTACCAACAATTTCGACGCTGCGTACAAACTTGGGCAGGGTGGTTTTGGACGAGTTTATAAGGTATATATATTTCCGTATATCTTACCATGCATCGATTTGATCGAATCTTGTTACAACCTATCCAATAGAACGATACTACATTTCTTTTTAGgactaatttttttcttttatgtgaGAGCTTTTTGAGAGAAGTGTAGCTCAGTGTTACTGTTATCAGTTATTTTCTTTAATAGTGTCGTATTTTTGTTTAATCTTGTTATAATGTGCTTTGCAAATTTCAGGGTGTGCTATCAGACGGACAAGAAATTGCGGTCAAGAGACTATCTAAGGAATCAGGACAAGGAGTAGAAGAGTTCAAGAATGAGGTCAAATTGATTGCAAAGCTCCAACATCGCAACCTTGTTCGATTGCTTGGTTGTTGTGTGGAGATTGATGAGAAGATGCTCATCTACGAGTACCTCAGAAATCGTAGCTTGGATGCATATTTGTTCCGTAAGTCATCCCATTATTAATTACGTCTGTTTGTGAGTGCTCATCACTCATTTCTAGTAACAAGCCCAGATAATGTAGGAGGGTGAGTGGTAGGTTTGTGACAATCAACTCAATAAAAACCAGCTCAGCAAACCTAGTTACATCTTATGATCATGAAGTTTTGGCATTAAGGATTTTGGGATTAATGCATTGGCGTTGttttttattcatcattatAGCTTAATTTTCTAATACATCtttgtttttgatgatttttgtaGATAAAGAAAGATGTGTCGTGCTAAGCTGGGAAATACGGTTTAACATAATTTGTGGAATCGCTAGGGGGCTTTTGTACCTTCATCAAGATTCGCGGTATAGAATTGTTCATAGAGACTTAAAAGCAAGCAACATTTTACTTGACGGAGATATGAATCCCAAAATATCAGATTTTGGTATGGCGAGGATTTTTGGAAGTGATCAAACCGAAGGAAACACAAGGAGAGTTGTTGGAACCTAGTAAGTTGCATAAACTTTCCTTTACCACATGCTCTTATATCATGAAGCTTACACCTTCCATCCTACAGTGGTTACATGGCGCCTGAGTACGCAATGGATGGGCTTTTCTCCATAAAATCGGATGTGTTTAGCTTCGGTGTACTAGTACTAGAAATACTTAGCAGCACAAAGAACAGAGGATTCTACAATTCAGATCATGAGCTAAACCTACTTGGATATGTAAGTCACCCCTAAAATTCATTGCATGACTTTTTGTACATATCGATGATGTATACGATCACTTAGTCGAAAATCGTGTATGTATATTGACAGTCATGGAAGCTATGGAAAGAAGGAAAAGGGACGGAAATGCTAGATAAGTCGATAGGGGAGTTGTACTCGATACATGAAGTGCTAAGGTGCCTACAAGTCGGTCTCCTATGCGTGCAAGAGAGGGCAGACGACAGGCCAACCATGGCATCTGTGGTGCTAATGTTAAGTAGTGAATCTGCATGTTTACCTCAGCCTAAACTCCCAGGTTTTTGCATGGGATGGAACCCTAATGAAACAGATTCATCTTCTAGTAAACAAGATGAATCATTTACTGTAAATCAAGTTACAGTCACAACTTTAAATGCAAGGTAGAAGTGTTAATTATAGCATAAGTTAAGGTACCATAGgtcatatatatgaatttttttggtCTATTGTTGTCAACTTTGCACTATTTCTTGGTGTTCTTTTGTGAGATGAGCAAGGTTGGATTGCTGAAAGATGTAAAGAGACAGATAGGAGCAATAATCAAGTTGATTCTTACAATTAGTTGTATATTCATTGATGaagtatatttttgttttgtacaTAGATCGAGTCAAAATGCAAAGTACGTTGCAGTCAGATCTAGTATGATCGCAACTTATATACCAGTCCTTTTGCTGATTGTttcaaaaaaggaaaatttgataCGTCATACATGTATGGCGCAATATAAAGCAAAATGCAACATCAACAAAACAATCTAGagtattttacaattattacagaccatttttttcaaatataaaattatgatatttaattaagtgtaaagcccatataaaatttataccAATTGAATACGAAGCTTGATCGACGACTATTTGAACATTATATTATGTATGATTAGATCAAAGAAATATTAGTACATACTCGACTCGCAATTGTCCTGATTAAAATTCGTACTCAAAACCCATTTTGAGCATCCAAAATCTCGAATGTATAGATCTGTGTGTAATGATTTATAATAATCATTTACAAAAGCTCaataaatttttctattttgtaaaatttgcaAATAGTTACTTATTCGTAAGTCATTGTTGTTATAAGTTTCTATACATGTAAAAAGttatatacttctattaatTAACAAATATCTCATAATCTGACTCTATTAGAGATCTGAGAATTTGAGTTGAGTCGGTAGACATGAAATTCGAGTTTTGGTTGTTGAAGGTGAAAAAATCCTACTTTTATTTGGAGTAAAGTTATAGCATATATAATTTGACCCGAGTTTGACGCATCGTCATCCCTATCATTGTCCCTGTTAGAATGAACCACTTGCTTTTTAggtgtaaattaattaaaagaaatatgttgaaaaataaaacaaaaggcaAGTGGATCATACAATAAAGATGAAAAGAGAGTATATATTTATGATtgagattaaaataaaagtgaaaCTATTATCATGTAAATTgcttaaaatcaataaaataattaaattaaaatgaaaattaatggtGACTGAGATGGAGATGTACAAATAAGGTCGTGCTTCGTTATACTCCTATCACCGACTCCGTcgttttgtatttattattctcaACTACCGTTTCCTATACTTTTAGCgatcttttgttattcttaagaAATCATACACATCTCTGcggcatttcatcaaacacgaAATGGGCGACTCAAATCAGCAACTAAAATCTGATGCTTTGTTGGAGCAAATGAAAACCCATCTCACCACTGATGCTGGAAAAGAAATCACCAAGAAAATTGGTCTGGTTTATCAGCTCCACATTGCCCCCAAAGTATGATATAACTTTTCAATTTTCCTTGAAAATTGGGTTCATTGTTTTAATTTGGTTAAATTTACTGATTAGATTAATACTGGATTAACTCTTCTGTGTGGGTTTCTTTGCTTTGCAGAAACTTGGGTTTAATGAGGTGATTTATACTGTTGATCTTAAGAAAGGAGAGGTTAAAAAAGGTTAGGGTTTGTATCtgatcaaattcaaatttttttatgggTACTAAAATTGGGATGAAATGTTGTTGAATAATCAATTTCCTAAATTATGAAAACTTTCAGGTCCTTATGAAGGTGGAAAACCAGATGCTGCATTTTCATTCAAGGATGAAGATTTCATTAAGATTGCAACTGGGAAAATGAACCCACAAATTGCATTTGTGAGAGGGCTAATGAAGATTAAAGGCAGTATAAGTGCTGCCCAGAAGTTTACTCCTGATATTTTTCCCAAGCCTGCTAAGATGTAATGTGATTTATTACTTCTTTTAAAATCAACAGGATGTTCTCAAGTGCCAAAAATATAAGTTTATCAACAGAAAAATACCAGTATGTCTTAGTAGTTTAGGGAATATAGTTATATGGATCAAGacttacattgttacttttttaaGGTTCTTGATTCTTGGTAAAATTTATGGTACTTTCTGTACTTCAAGTTTATATGAATAAAATCTGTCTTGTTATTTGTGTATATCATTCAGCTTTTGTGATGCTTGTATGTTGGTTATATGAAAGTTGTTTATGTTAAAGTGATGGATATATCTCGTCATGAATGGTGGATGAGATAAATACTTGTTaagcacaatagtatatactttTAGATTTTGTATATGTTGAACAGCAATGGTATTATGTTATATGCCATTCAAAAGCTCAATTTTCGTGTAGCCAGTTAGTCCATAAACATATGGTGGAGTAAGGTCAGACAGAGATTGTCTGAGACCAATGGAAATGTTGTTGGCATGAATCTCTGAAATAGTGTCCGAGCATTGTGGAACTAGGATTTGTGCACTGTACTTGTTTATTGAAATGCTCAGACTACCAGTTTACCCATAGGCTACTGGTGGTTGATACAGATTTaatttcatttgcatttatcTTTGTATTGACTATGTTTCTTAACACAGTGCTTTCTTATGAAACTATAGCAGTGATTCGTTGACAAAATACGAAAAATGAGATGTATAGTCCTCGAATAACAGCATTGTCAAAATGGAATAGTTTAAGACTTTATGTTAGCCCTGGTCTCTGCTGTTTGGAGTAGATCAATTACATTTTGGGCTTCATGTTTACAATACGTTTGAATAATAATTTGAGGGAAAAAGAAGAGTAGCAAGCAGAGAAAGAGAGAACAGAAGGTGAGGGGAGGGCAGGGCAGTTGAGCCAACGGTAATGGATGGGAAGATTTTGCTGACATGTCTGCAACTTAAGGATATAGTTTGTTAAAGAAAGAAGGATATCAGACCAGCCAAATCGTCTATCTGTCGGTGATTTAAGGTTTTGAGTTGAAGTGCTGCTTTATTGTTGTATATTGGGAGGATAACCTTTGGACATACGAGAAACTAATAGTTTCCCATCTGCAGTTGTGTCTAAATATGAGATACAGTTACTGTTTCTTCTTGTCGTCTGGTAGATTATTGAGTGTACTGGCACTGTAGAAAGGAATCTGAAATCACTTATTCATTCGGCATGAAGAaatcaattttcttttttgatttctGATTCCATTTGAATTGCTTGGAAGCTTGGACAAGAGTAAGGTTTAATCTTGTAATGTTGCCTTTTGTAGTCAGCATACGTGATGAAATGCGATAATGCATGATGcaatttttgtatattatttttgaaattgatctCTCATTGCATCACCCTATGAACCACACTATACTTGAAAAGTCATCTTGCCATAAAAGAAAGACTTGGATATTGTTATTGGATGTTTTTAGGAGTTCATTATTCTCCCTGTGTTCCTCTTTTAGAACTGTGTTATCTCAGTGCAGGAAACATTGTCTTCTAAATTGAATCTATTTTTTCCTGGAAAATTTGGATTAGTGTAGTTTCTATATGCACTTGCAGAACTCTGGGACCGACTCAGTGGGAGGAACATGTATTCTACAATACAAAAGCTGAGTACGCATCTTTGTTAACTGCTTTTGGCTAATTGTAAAAGTTTCTTATTCTTTCTGGGCCAGTGAAACGTGCTTATGCTTTGGGATAATTTTGTAGTGGATAATCTAATATTCTAATCGAAATTCTCAATATTCCTTTGAGAAAGCTTTGTTGATTTAATGAGGCagttaattgtttatttttgtttaatttaaccTTTGTGTTTATATATGAAACATAGCGATATTTGTAAGGAATTTTAGGTTcaatctttttattatattcTGTTGAAGAATTGCAAGATGTGGGTCAACAGCACAACAGATGTCCCAGACTTGGGATTAGGGAAGGAGGAGATTCGAATTACTGAAGTGAGGTTCTGTATAAGTGCGGCCAGTGGCAGACCGTTGGCCATTGTTGTCACTTCCCAAGTGTTTCTTCTAATGCCAGTGGAATGGTGTGATTCTACCCTTGGTCCTTTTGCTACAGTTTTACTGTCTGTTCTCTTGAGTTGCTGCAACTTAGTTGATTAAATAAGGATGTGATTTTCGTGCCAATTCAAGTAGTGAAACTGGAATCTTGAAATTAATTCAGACTCTGTCTCTTATCAGTGGCAGTGTAACACCCTGAATATGCCATTTACATGTTGGGTTTGGCTTAACTTCGGTTGTTATGTGTTAATCACACAAGGTCTTTGATTATATAGAGTTTATCACAAAAACTCTTTGATTATATGTCTGATATCTTCATGAAGTTCGGTTGTTATGAACTTTGGTTTGGCTGAACATCTATAGATTTTACTTTAAACAGTCTTTTATAATATGTGCGAATATCTTCTTGAAATGCTTAATTCATGTTCCATTCTGCTCATTTTTATCCGATATCCTGTTGAACAACTAATCTGGTAATGTTTTACATAGTTTTAGAGgtacaaaatacaaatattggaAAGGAATG of the Amaranthus tricolor cultivar Red isolate AtriRed21 chromosome 6, ASM2621246v1, whole genome shotgun sequence genome contains:
- the LOC130814892 gene encoding sterol carrier protein 2; amino-acid sequence: MGDSNQQLKSDALLEQMKTHLTTDAGKEITKKIGLVYQLHIAPKKLGFNEVIYTVDLKKGEVKKGPYEGGKPDAAFSFKDEDFIKIATGKMNPQIAFVRGLMKIKGSISAAQKFTPDIFPKPAKM